The genome window CAAAGTAATATAGTTATATTCTTGCTGGCAAACTCTCTGAATAAAATTTGCATAATGTTGTATGGACACTTGATAACTTCAAGTGATATACAAGATGGTACTGCATATCCTGAACTACAATGACACATTGAAAATTGATTTACAATATATTGCTGGTTGGATATTCCTGAAGAAAATAGATTAGCTGTTGAGAGGACTAAAAGGCAAAGGGCTGTCAGACAAGAGATGGAGCTGGGGATGGAGGAGGATGTTAATAGCATCCATGCAAAAGAGAGGCAGTTGGGACAAGAAATGAATAGAGGACTTAAAAGACGTAATTGAAGTGTGACATGTCAGAAGTTTATTGTTAGACATTGTGAGCACCGCCTGATTGCATGCTTCATGAATGTGACCTGCCTGAACAACATCCTTGATTTTTGGGAGACttacagaaaaatatcattGAACCTATGTGACAGTATAGATCATACAGTTGTTCACTTTCCTCAAATACGACCTAATTGGAGCATTTACTAAATTACTGGCTGCAGGTCATGCCGTAGAAATGGCATCATGAGTTCCTGTATCTCAGTTGGCAGAGCACCATGTTAGCAGCACAACGACAAACGTACATATTTTGATTGGGAGCGATGGTCAAACGTCATATCATGGTCCTCTCAACACAACACCAATTTTTCTATTGGATCTAGAGGGTCATATTATAACTATAGGTCCTAATATGCTGCTTGCACACACTACCTATGTGAAGGACAGGTCCTTTCAGGACATTTCCTGAAAATGTatctaaacatgttttttttatcgcAGAATATGAGGATCCGTACAGTGAAAGGCCAGGAATATTGCTGCAAATCTGGAGCAAAGTTCCATGGAGCGATGGAGCAAAAATTTATCATTGTCGACTGTCAAACAGTGTTTTTTGGATCATACAGGTAAGGACGCTTGCGTTTGTtagcttaaaaaaaaagatgagacTAAGAGATAATTGGtacatgtgaaaaaaaaaatatccaagATAAGGAGCATTTCAAAGCACAATACTGATGTTAATATCCACTTGTTCTTATTTCAGCTTCATGTGGTCCTATGAGAAGATTAACCTCAGCATGGTGCAGGTTATTACAGGCCAACTAGTAGAGACTTATGATGAGGAATTCCGAACATTATACGCTCGATCGACAATCCCAGCTCCATTTCAGAACAGCTTCAATGGAAACCAGTGTGACGTAAGGCCTAATGGTAAAATGGACGGATACCTCACGCATTCCAGCAACCCCTTCGAACGCAAAGACCACTTAAGACACACGCTCGATGCAGTTTACCGGCAAACTTGTGAAAGATCAGGATTTTTGCCATCACAAGATTTTGAAGAAAGGCAGCTTGTTGCACCACAGACACGCCTCCTTCAAGAAGCATCTGAATATTACAAAAGGCACAGCTATGCCGGCGAGCGCCAGGAGCCTGCATATATTCCGCATTTGTCTAAGCATGGCGCTAGTAATTGGAACGTGGCAGCGGCAAGCAACCGCTACTGTGGTTTCTCTAACAACAAGGACCACCAGTACGAAAGTTATGTCATCAACCCAATGCACAGAACCTCAAACATGCGCCAGTCCTACCACGGGCAAGATAAACAAATTCTCAACATGAGGCAAAAGATGCCCAGCTTAGCTAGTACATCAAAGTCCTTCCTCCGGACATGGAGGATAGAGTCCTACCTCAACAACCAAAATGATGCATCTTACGGAGATAACTACGAATATCTGGACAAACACGAAATGGAGCTATATAAAATACCAGCTTCCCAACACTCTCGCATGAGGTCATCAGTTGTTTTCAAATCCACCATACCAGAGCAACCAGAGATGAACAGCTTCTCTAATAACTCATCGTCCTCCAATCACGAAAAAATTCAGTCAGGTACTCCGATTTATTCCTCAAACCAGTGGAATCATGCTGGGGCAGCACAATGCGACGACATGCTCAAGAAGCGCAGTATACAGATTTCAGAAAATTCAGGGACCAGCACAGGCTACAGCTCAGGAAGAGATGCAATGTATGCAAGTCTGAACAGAGCAAATTGCAGATTTGTGAACAAGGAACATGACATCCAGCAAGTGGATTTATACAAGAGACACAGTGTGGCCGATCCCAGGTGCAATACATATAATAGTGACAGGAATGATCCCTCTAGTTACATGTATGCCTCTTTGCCTAGAGCACAAAGAGACAAGGTTTTAGTAAATGAGCAGCCTACAAGTGGACGGTACTCTCAAAACCTGAAAGAGGATCGAAGATCTGTCTCACATTATGATTTTAAAAAGGCAGATGAGACTACTACCTCAGGAAACGTAAGGCAACAGCCTCCCTCGAGAACTGTGTCAGCAACACTTCTAGAAAGAGAGGACGGTCCACCTTCAAAAACAAATAGCATATCATCACCACACTTCTTCAAAAGGagcacaaagaaaataaaatctcTTCTAAATATCCCACAGAAGGGGGACGGCTTGCCGAAAAGAAAGAACCCTGCAAGTCTCAATACAGGAAGCAGCACTGATACAATTCTCGCAGATGACGATTTAACACGAGATCAGAAACACCAAAGTAGCACTACCAGTTCTGTCAAATCCTTTGGAAGCATCAGACTGAGACGCGCAAATGGGAAGATTCCCAGTGCTGATAATCCCACCATGGGAGGAACATCCGAACCTCGGTTTAGCACCGAAGAGCTTTATCACCCGCCTACTAAAAGTGTTGCAGAGACTTCCAAAACGCAGGAGCAAACCTTGTATGTTGCTCCGAATGACACGTCAAACTCAACACTGACCAGATCGGATCTGTTGCCAAAGAAACAAGTATCAACCAACAGACCGTATAGCCGATTTGAGCCACTTTGCTTATTTGAAGCAAAGCATTCCTCGG of Triplophysa dalaica isolate WHDGS20190420 chromosome 11, ASM1584641v1, whole genome shotgun sequence contains these proteins:
- the fam83b gene encoding protein FAM83B: MDSLMESNLSLLSSSKEEFKAEDYVQPHYKEAYRLAIDCLIDGGEASYQNFIKQEGIWGFISEKEIQHITGNVVQLPSSNHTEEADCLPDETSSTGTYWPTHSDTEPPNLDLGWPEVLHTRLKTKIDLLFHPPRQNSPTIKEMIRKHIQDARQVIAIAMDIFTDVDIFKEVVDASVRAVPVYILLDHIHFKSFLTMIEKQDVQIQQLRNMRIRTVKGQEYCCKSGAKFHGAMEQKFIIVDCQTVFFGSYSFMWSYEKINLSMVQVITGQLVETYDEEFRTLYARSTIPAPFQNSFNGNQCDVRPNGKMDGYLTHSSNPFERKDHLRHTLDAVYRQTCERSGFLPSQDFEERQLVAPQTRLLQEASEYYKRHSYAGERQEPAYIPHLSKHGASNWNVAAASNRYCGFSNNKDHQYESYVINPMHRTSNMRQSYHGQDKQILNMRQKMPSLASTSKSFLRTWRIESYLNNQNDASYGDNYEYLDKHEMELYKIPASQHSRMRSSVVFKSTIPEQPEMNSFSNNSSSSNHEKIQSGTPIYSSNQWNHAGAAQCDDMLKKRSIQISENSGTSTGYSSGRDAMYASLNRANCRFVNKEHDIQQVDLYKRHSVADPRCNTYNSDRNDPSSYMYASLPRAQRDKVLVNEQPTSGRYSQNLKEDRRSVSHYDFKKADETTTSGNVRQQPPSRTVSATLLEREDGPPSKTNSISSPHFFKRSTKKIKSLLNIPQKGDGLPKRKNPASLNTGSSTDTILADDDLTRDQKHQSSTTSSVKSFGSIRLRRANGKIPSADNPTMGGTSEPRFSTEELYHPPTKSVAETSKTQEQTLYVAPNDTSNSTLTRSDLLPKKQVSTNRPYSRFEPLCLFEAKHSSDGHSAYVSSNSNSSTKLRNSVFLRGETINNHNSYANQQTHGHDNRLGRFMQRVGNLIHKKY